In Leptospira kanakyensis, the DNA window CTAATACTTCTAATAATTGCTTCAAGGCCTGTAAAACTAGAGTTTGGAATTCGATTCAATATATCAGCAAATTACGCTTTAATAAATGGAATCATTAGAAGTAATGCAATGTATCTACAAACTGGTCTAAAAGGAGATAAAGTAAGCAATAGAATTGGCACTTCACAGATTCTACTTGAAGTTGGAGATACTGGCTTTGAAATAAAATGGAATTCTATACTTTTAAACTTTCTAATAAAGAATTTCAAAGGAAAAGGATTTAAAAAAGAGCAAGCAAAAATTGCAGCACATAAAGAAATATCAACTTTGAATGACCTTTTAGACATACGCCAAAATAACATTAAAAACCAATAAACGCCACAGCGTATAACAACGGGGAAACGCTGCGCTTCGGCACTTGCGGCCTCGCTTGGGCTGCGCCACATTCCTCTCCGTCACGCTTTCTTGCGATCGCAAAAAGCGCGCCGACGCTAACGCCTGCATCCGCAGGCTCAGCTACGAGGAACGTCGTCTCCCCTAGTTCGTTATACGCCAGTGCACAATCTAATGATAAATAAAGTATACATTATTAATACAGAAGATGAACTAAATGCTAAGCTCTCGGAGTTAGAAACATACGCTAGTTTTTGGGTATTTAGAGGCGAAGCAGATCAAAATTGGGAGTTAAAAACTAGCATAGATAGGGCTTCCGAAAAAATACCGAGACTACCTTTCAGTGAACTTGAATCTATATGGCAAATCAACAAAACTAGACGAATTTATCCGGAAATTAAAGATATAAATCCAACTGATTATTTAGAGATCTTATCTTTCCTTCAACATCACGGAGTACCAACTCGACTGCTCGATTTTACAAGATCACCATACCTTGCTCTATACTTTTCATTTGAAGATTTGGATCAAAAGTCCGAATACACGACAATTTATGGATTCAATGCAGCTTTTTTTAGAAGTAAATTTTATGAATGCATAAAGAAACAAGAAGATCATTTCACAAAAGAAATAGATTACAACTTTTATAAAGAAGATCTAATAAACTGGGGAAACATAGAATACTTTCCTCGCTTGTATAATGAAATAATAAATCCGGACAATATTGACTTTGTACTTCCAGTTGAGCCAGATGTATTCAACCAAAGAATATTTGTCCAACAAGGACTTTTCTTTCTGCAAGGATCAACGCAAAAATCTTTCTATCAAAACTTAGAAATTTATCAAGAAAGCGACCTAGATAAAAAT includes these proteins:
- a CDS encoding FRG domain-containing protein; translated protein: MINKVYIINTEDELNAKLSELETYASFWVFRGEADQNWELKTSIDRASEKIPRLPFSELESIWQINKTRRIYPEIKDINPTDYLEILSFLQHHGVPTRLLDFTRSPYLALYFSFEDLDQKSEYTTIYGFNAAFFRSKFYECIKKQEDHFTKEIDYNFYKEDLINWGNIEYFPRLYNEIINPDNIDFVLPVEPDVFNQRIFVQQGLFFLQGSTQKSFYQNLEIYQESDLDKNTFKLNINRNLQNKIILKLAKMGITPYSLYPGIEGLLKDMKLTLYRDYYQIFGI